TTACAAGAAGTTAAAAATACGCCAATTTATTTACTAATTAACAAAGTTGATTTATTAGCGCCAAATGATTTGCTTGATGTTATTGCTAGCTATCAGAATGATGCACCTGAGTGGGCTGAAGTATTTCCCATTTCTGCCACAGAAGGTGATAATGTTCCAGAGTTGTTGGACAATATTGTGTCTCACCTGGATGAAGGGCCTCAATATTTCGACGCAGACCAATTAACGGATCACCCTGAACGTTTTGTTATTGGAGAATTAATTCGCGAAAAGGTATTGCAGTTAACACGTCAAGAGGTACCACATTCAGTTGCTGTCGTTATCGACAAAATTGCTCGTGAAAATGAAGAAAAAATTCATATTCAGGCATCGATTATTGTTGAACGACCAACACAGAAGAATATCATCATTGGTAAACAAGGTGCGATGATCAAAGATATTGGTACGAGGGCGCGTAAGGACATTGAACGTCTACTCGGTGACAAAGTTTTCCTTGAAACTTGGGTTAAGGTTGAGCCTCGCTGGCGTGACCGACCACAAGCTTTGCAAACATTAGGATACCGTCAAGAAGATTACTAAAATGATGCTGTGTTGTCATAAAAAAACTTTTGGCGATTGATTTAGTGGAGTCATTATGGCAATTATTCGTGGCATTGTATTATATACACGACAATATAAAGATAATGATTTATTAGTTCGCATACTAACGGAAACGTACGGCATGCGAACTTTTTTGGCGCGAGGTGCAAAGAAAGCTACTTCTAAACTCTCAGCTGGTACACAACCTTACACAATTATAACTTTTGATGGCGCTCTACCGAAACGAGAAACCGGACTAGGTTACATGAATGAAGTTCAAGATATAAAAGCATATTCACGGCTTATCGAAGATATCGAAGTAAATGCCTATGCTGCGCTGATTGCTAGTTTAATCGATGCCTCCTTTGAAGAAGGAGAAAAGATAACACGTTGGTATAATCAACTGTATGTTGCGTTACAGAAACTAGATGAGGGACTTGATCCTCAAATTATTGCTAATATTTTTGAAATTCAATTACTTGTTCCTCTAGGGGTAGCTCCAAACTTAAGAGCTGATCCGATTACAGGTCAAGTAGATGGAAAATTTGATTATTCTGAAAAGTATAATGGCATTATTTCAGAACAGCATTTTAATCTGGATGATCAGCGATTAATGCTTGATCAAAAAACTGTGTTTTATTTACGTCAATTTAGCGTCATTGATATGCGCCAAGTACATGACATCAAAATGTCAGCAATTACCAAACGTGGTTTGCAACGTGTAATTGATTATATTTATGAAAAACAAGTTGGTTTGAAGCCACGTGCAAAATCATTTATTGAGCAAATGCATTCGTGGCAAAATACGTTAGTTAATTTTAGAAGGAATAAGTAATCATGAAAAAAATTTTAGTTTTGCATACCGGTGGTA
The Leuconostoc suionicum genome window above contains:
- the era gene encoding GTPase Era, yielding MTESTFKSGFVAIIGRPNVGKSTLLNRIVGEKIAIMSDKAQTTRNKIQGIYTTDDAQVVFIDTPGVHKPQNSLGDFMVKSAFSALHEADAIWFVVDASMARGRGDDFIIDRLQEVKNTPIYLLINKVDLLAPNDLLDVIASYQNDAPEWAEVFPISATEGDNVPELLDNIVSHLDEGPQYFDADQLTDHPERFVIGELIREKVLQLTRQEVPHSVAVVIDKIARENEEKIHIQASIIVERPTQKNIIIGKQGAMIKDIGTRARKDIERLLGDKVFLETWVKVEPRWRDRPQALQTLGYRQEDY
- the recO gene encoding DNA repair protein RecO; translated protein: MAIIRGIVLYTRQYKDNDLLVRILTETYGMRTFLARGAKKATSKLSAGTQPYTIITFDGALPKRETGLGYMNEVQDIKAYSRLIEDIEVNAYAALIASLIDASFEEGEKITRWYNQLYVALQKLDEGLDPQIIANIFEIQLLVPLGVAPNLRADPITGQVDGKFDYSEKYNGIISEQHFNLDDQRLMLDQKTVFYLRQFSVIDMRQVHDIKMSAITKRGLQRVIDYIYEKQVGLKPRAKSFIEQMHSWQNTLVNFRRNK